The sequence TCCAAAGGAATTGGGAAAAGTTCGTTTTTTCCTGCTTTAAATCCTTTAGGCCCTAAAACTGTAGCAGCCTGACCTGTTCTTACTAAATCTGGAAATCTGTCATTTTCCATAGCTAACTCAACTCTTCTTTCTTGCCAAATAGCAGTTCTGATAGCAGCTTGAGAAGTGGCCGTAGTGTTTCCTAAATTAGCTCTGAATCTTACTTTATTGATATTGATAATCGCAGCTGCAGAATTTCCAATTTCATTTGCTGCCTCTGCATTGATTAAAAGAATATCAGCGAATCTTAAAATTCTTAAATTTTGGATAGAACCATAACCACACGCACTATTGTTTAAAGATTTAGGAACATAAACTTTTTGATTCCACATATTCCCAGCATTGGGATCTCCTTTCTTGATTAAATCACCTTCTAGAGTAGTTTCTCCTTCTCTCAGAATAGTCAATTCTTTTCTGATATCTCCTGGCTCAAATGCATTTTCTAAAGCTGTTGTAGGTGTGAAAAAACCCCATCCGAACTGATCTCTTACCCCCTGAACTTCTGCATATTGACTACCTACATCTTTACCTAGTGATGGATCACAACCACAATTCACTTCAAAGACAGATTCTGTCCCAAATTCCCCTGCAGGTCTGAATAAATGATTAAAGTCAGGATCTAAAGAATAACCCAACGCAATAACCTGATTCGAAGTATCATATGCTTTTTGATAATTCTTCATATAAAGATATACTTTAGATAATAAACCTAAAGCACCACCTTTAGTTACTCTTCCGAGCTGTGAAGCAGGATAAGTCTGAGGTAAAACTTCTGAAGCAGCAATAAGATCTGAAACGATAAAATTATAAACTTCCTCTTTAGAATTTCTTGGCTTTGTGTAATTGCCATCTGGTGGTAATCCATCAAAAATTGGAACACCTCCGTAAATTCTTACCAAGTTGAAATAAAAATAAGCTCTCAGCATTCTAGCTTCAGCCACCAATCTATTTCTAGTGGTAGCGTTCATTTCTATTTTAGGCACATTCGTAATCACTTGATTTGCTCTGTTAACAGCTTGCCACTGTCCGATCCAGTATCCTCTTACTCCATCATCACTTACTGTAAAAGAAAAGTTATCATACGCATTAATAAATGATGCATCTCCAGGATTAGATCCTTTGTCTACATCATCGCCTGTTACCCCAAAAACAAATTGTGCAGGAAAACCTGTGTTTTCCCAACTTCTTAAGAAACTATAAATCGCATTGGTAGCGCGTAGTGCATCGTCCTCAGTTGTGAAGAAATCTGCTACATTAGTTTCTCCTTCATCTTTTATATCAACAAAATCTTCGCTGCAGCTTGCCATTAATCCAAACAGAGAGAGCGTTAAAAATATTTTTTTCATGATTTTTTAATTAAAATGTTAAGTTCATACCCATTGTATAAATTGCAGAAATTGGATAAATATTATTATCGATTCCCATCTGTACTCTATCCGTATTATTGATTTCAGGAGAGAAACCATTGTATTTAAAGCTTGTCCAAGGATTTTGTGCACTTAGATACAATCTTAGTTTGGTTAAAGACAAAGATTTGGCAAGTGATTTTGGCAAGTTATACCCCACCTGAATATTTCTGATTCTAATATAACTACCATCTTCTACATAGAAACTATTTGGTAAGATAACAGATTGATTAGAAGTAATCATAGAGTTGGTATTAGAAGTACCGGCACCATGCCATCTGTTGTTATACATATCTAAATCCCATGTCTCGTTACCATAACGCTGTTCACGGTTATAATTATAAATTTTGTTTCCAAATACACCTTGGAAATCAATTGCAAGATCAATAGCATAGATATTAAAATTAACTCCAAAACCATAAGTTCCTTTAGGAATAGGACTTCCCAGGAATGTTTTATCTCTGGAATCTATAACTCCATTACCGTCCTGATCTGTGAATTTAAACCAACCAGCTTTTGCGCCAGTCTGCCCTGATGCAGCAGCTTCTGCATCCGTCTGGAAAACACCATCCACATTATAGCCATAGTAAGAACCTACTGCCTGACCTTTTTGCAACCTTACAATAGAATTCCCAAATAAACTCGCGCCCGTTTCTAAATATGAGCTACGATATACTGAAGTAATCTCATTTTTAAGAGAAGTAAAATTACCGTATACACCAAAACTTACATTTTCACTGAATTTAGTATTGTAGTTAACAGATACTTCAAAACCTCTGTTGTTAAAAGAATATGCATTGGTAACAAAGTTATTCCAGTTACTTGCACCTGAAACTGTTCCTTGATTTACACCGTAAACAACATTCTTTGAATCTTTATCAAAATAGGCAGCGTCAATTTTAAGCTTATTATTAAACAAAGCCATCTCTAAACCTACATCTTTTCCTGTTGTAGTTTCCCACCCAATATTAGGATCAATAAATTGATCTACAGTTGCTGCCGGAGAACCTACGTTTCCGAGATAGGCACCTGCTCCAATGATAGAAATATTGGCAGTATATCCTCTTCCTACGTTAGGATTTCCTAATTCTCCGTAACTTGCTCTAAGTTTTAATAAGCTGAAAACATTTTGCTCACTCATAAAGTCTTCTTTAGATATTACCCATCCTGCACTTATTGCAGGAAAAGTTCTGTATCTATCAACACTAATTTGAGAACTAGCATCTCTACGAACTGAAGCATTTAACAAATATTTTCCTTTATAATCATAATTCAATCTTCCAAAGAAAGATTCAATTCTTTGTTGATCTTGCTCTACACCCAAATCAGTTCTATCAATGTTTACATTGAAAAGATCTGTTCCGTTTGCAATATTTAATGATTCATTTGTGCCGTCGTAAATTACATTTCGTGCAGACCAATAATTTTGTGACAGCGTAGTTCTTGTTCT comes from Chryseobacterium sp. 3008163 and encodes:
- a CDS encoding RagB/SusD family nutrient uptake outer membrane protein, which translates into the protein MKKIFLTLSLFGLMASCSEDFVDIKDEGETNVADFFTTEDDALRATNAIYSFLRSWENTGFPAQFVFGVTGDDVDKGSNPGDASFINAYDNFSFTVSDDGVRGYWIGQWQAVNRANQVITNVPKIEMNATTRNRLVAEARMLRAYFYFNLVRIYGGVPIFDGLPPDGNYTKPRNSKEEVYNFIVSDLIAASEVLPQTYPASQLGRVTKGGALGLLSKVYLYMKNYQKAYDTSNQVIALGYSLDPDFNHLFRPAGEFGTESVFEVNCGCDPSLGKDVGSQYAEVQGVRDQFGWGFFTPTTALENAFEPGDIRKELTILREGETTLEGDLIKKGDPNAGNMWNQKVYVPKSLNNSACGYGSIQNLRILRFADILLINAEAANEIGNSAAAIININKVRFRANLGNTTATSQAAIRTAIWQERRVELAMENDRFPDLVRTGQAATVLGPKGFKAGKNELFPIPLDAMNSSTGLFVQNPGY
- a CDS encoding SusC/RagA family TonB-linked outer membrane protein, translating into MLNNVWGELKFLKDFTFRASYSIDNYNPSQYEFTPTLTYVPANNQVPSTLITRDYRNSNYIWDNTINWKKSFGNHNFDVLAGFSRTRTTLSQNYWSARNVIYDGTNESLNIANGTDLFNVNIDRTDLGVEQDQQRIESFFGRLNYDYKGKYLLNASVRRDASSQISVDRYRTFPAISAGWVISKEDFMSEQNVFSLLKLRASYGELGNPNVGRGYTANISIIGAGAYLGNVGSPAATVDQFIDPNIGWETTTGKDVGLEMALFNNKLKIDAAYFDKDSKNVVYGVNQGTVSGASNWNNFVTNAYSFNNRGFEVSVNYNTKFSENVSFGVYGNFTSLKNEITSVYRSSYLETGASLFGNSIVRLQKGQAVGSYYGYNVDGVFQTDAEAAASGQTGAKAGWFKFTDQDGNGVIDSRDKTFLGSPIPKGTYGFGVNFNIYAIDLAIDFQGVFGNKIYNYNREQRYGNETWDLDMYNNRWHGAGTSNTNSMITSNQSVILPNSFYVEDGSYIRIRNIQVGYNLPKSLAKSLSLTKLRLYLSAQNPWTSFKYNGFSPEINNTDRVQMGIDNNIYPISAIYTMGMNLTF